Genomic segment of Mastomys coucha isolate ucsf_1 unplaced genomic scaffold, UCSF_Mcou_1 pScaffold23, whole genome shotgun sequence:
AACATCACACAGGTGATGAGCTTGCACACTCAGTACCTGGAGTCTTTCTTGCGGAGCCAGTTCTACATGCTGCGTATGGAtggccccctccccctcccggaCAGGCACTACATTGCCATCATGGTACGTGCTTGCTTCCCACAATTCCCTGCTGTCAGGAACTAGCTTTCATGGATTCTGTGTCCCTTCTAAGGTGTGTCTTTAGCAGAGGGTCTgagtaagtatgtgtgtgagagatgtaTGTTTTGTGGagtatgtgttagtgtgtatgtgagtgtgtttgtgtgggtatgtgtggggtgagtatgcatatatatttgtgtatatgtatgagaggtatatatctgtgcatgtatatatgtttgtgcatatgtatgtgaatgtacacatatatattttatatacatgtgtatatgtgtgtgtatgtatatgtgagtgtgtgtgcatgtgtgtaaagcTGAGTGTAGTTACAGGAGGCATAAGTGAAGAAGCCTCTGGTATCCCGTGGGTATATTCAGAGTGCTTTAAGACACTTAATATGCTGAGTTTCTTATGATTAAAGATGGTTATTGGGTCCAGAATAATCCCCAAGCAGTCTTGCTGTTGTTCTTGCGGTCTTCTTTTGCATTGCTTGTGACATTTTCTTAGTCATCTTATCCGTGAAGGCAATCCCTGGTGTGGGGGAGGAGAAAAGTAGCACTTATCATTAGTGACGGGTCTTCATGAGAGAAGAACTGCTGAGTGGGTCACAGCACTTTGTTACAGGGTGGCTAATTAGTCAGAGTTAGCTGCAAGTCGAGGGCCAGGGAGGAGGCTGTGATGGAGATGCTTGAGCTGAGCTGTGCTCTACTCAGACAGCTACTGGGGAAGAGGATGAGGGCGTGAGCTCATGGGGCTGAGTGTTTGGAGACATCGTAAAGATGGAACCTGGCTGCCCAAGCCAGGAGAGCTACTCTGGACTTGAACTGAGGAATATTCTCATTTTTAGCAGACAGTTTCAATGGCAGGCTGAAAGCAGATGGGGAGTGCTTGCTCACTGAGACAGAGCATTGAGACAGAGTTGAAAGAATAAAACTGGGCGATTTTACAAAAAGTAGCCACAGAAGAGGGGACAAAAGTACCGAGCATGATGGTCCATCACCAGCACCCAGGTGACAAAAGTACTGAGCATGATGGTCNNNNNNNNNNNNNNNNNNNNNNNNNNNNNNNNNNNNNNNNNNNNNNNNNNNNNNNNNNNNNNNNNNNNNNNNNNNNNNNNNNNNNNNNNNNNNNNNNNNNNNNNNNNNNNNNNNNNNNNNNNNNNNNNNNNNNNNNNNNNNNNNNNNNNNNNNNNNNNNNNNNNNNNNNNNNNNNNNNNNNNNNNNNNNNNNNNNNNNNNNNNNNNNNNNNNNNNNNNNNNNNNNNNNNNNNNNNNNNNNNNNNNNNNNNNNNNNNNNNNNNNNNNNNNNNNNNNNNNNNNNNNNNNNNNNNNNNNNNNNNNNNNNNNNNNNNNNNNNNNNNNNNNNNNNNNNNNNNNNNNNNNNNNNNNNNNNNNNNNNNNNNNNNNNNNNNNNNNNNNNNNNNNNNNNNNNNNNNNNNNNNNNNNNNNNNNNNNNNNNNNNNNNNNNNNNNNNNNNNNNNNNNNNNNNNNNNNNNNNNNNNNNNNNNNNNNNNNNNNNNNNNNNNNNNNNNNNNNNNNNNNNNNNNNNNNNNNNNNNNNNNNNNNNNNNNNNNNNNNNNNNNNNNNNNNNNNNNNNNNNNNNNNNNNNNNNNNNNNNNNNNNNNNNNNNNNNNNNNNNNNNNNNNNNNNNNNNNNNNNNNNNNNNNNNNNNNNNNNNNNNNNNNNNNNNNNNNNNNNNNNNNNNNNNNNNNNNNNNNNNNNNNNNNNNNNNNNNNNNNNNNNNNNNNNNNNNNNNNNNNNNNNNNNNNNNNNNNNNNNNNNNNNNNNNNNNNNNNNNNNNNNNNNNNNNNNNNNNNNNNNNNNNNNNNNNNNNNNNNNNNNNNNNNNNNNNNNNNNNNNNNNNNNNNNNNNNNNNNNNNNNNNNNNNNNNNNNNNNNNNNNNNNNNNNNNNNNNNNNNNNNNNTGAGCATGATGGTCCATCACCAGCACCCAGGTGACAAAAGTACTGAGCATGATGGTCCATCACCAGCATCCAGGTGACAGTGACTGCATAAGGAAGGTCAGTACTGAGCATGATGGTCCATCAACAGCACCCAGGTGACAGTGACTGCATAAGGAAGGTCAGTACTGAGCATGATGGTCCATCACCAGCACCCAGGTGACAAAAGTACTGAGCATGATGGTCCATCAACAGCACCCAGGTGACAGTGACTGCATAAGGAAGGTCAGCGATGTCCGTGTCTGAGCAGGATTCTGAGGTCAGATGCGGCTTCCCCATAAGCATGAGTTCTGAATTGTTAGGATACACATTACTAAGGAGTTCCTGACTTTTAAATAGAACAGACTGCATCCTCCCCATAGCAGACTTATGTGGTGCCTGTGTATTTCCTAAAAATAATTAGGCTAGTTCCAGGTCTGTCTACACAAACTCAAGAGGAGTCGTTGGTTTTGTATGATAAGTATTTGCTTTTAAAACTGCAAATCAGCCTCATGTATTGACTAAAGTTTCTGTAACAACAATCTGGTTAACATTTTTGAAGAAGGAGAACCTTGTGAGAAAGGAGTTACTGATTACTAATAATGACTCCATCTGAAGTACCCATTTGTGGAAAGACCGGCTTATGACTGTTCTCAGGAGACTTATTTCTGCGTTTTAGGCTGCAGCCAGACACCAGTGTTCCTACCTAATAAACATGCATGTggatgaatttttaaagactggagGGATTGCTGAGTGGCTCAATGGCTTGGAATATGTACCACAAAGACTGAGAAATCTTAATGAAATTAACAAGCTGCTGGCACACCGGCCCTGGCTGATCACAAAAGAGCACATTCAGGTACTGGGGATTTCTACACAGGTTCTGAGGTGTGCTTGAGACTTTGTGGGGGTTTGTTTTGTATaatacttttaacttttatttttgagattataatttgaacctttctctcttccccctttctatCTGAGCCCTCTCATacacctcctttctctctttcaaattcatagcctcttttttcattaattcttattacatgcatatatatatgtatatgagaatatatgtatatagactcAATTTTAAATACCTATATGTAGAAacttgaaaaataagaaatgctATAATACATTCATAAAAGATGATTAGAAATTTGGTGGGTTTCATTTAAGTGCAAATGAAAACTCACCCTCCATAAGGAATCACTCATTGGCCTGAACTTGTGCTGTGAGCAAAGTTGGTTTCTGTTATCAAGGAGTTGATAAATCAAGTCTACTAGCATCATGGATGCCTGGCTTCTTGCCACTATTGTCAGCAAtatgtgccctttagttagtaaATTCCATAAAGTATTCTAACTCCTTTGCTAGTTTTAACATTTCATAATTTAAGATTCATAAAGAAATGGTTttgcaaataaaaaattattttccagctaGTATGAGAATTAACTGGCCAGAGATAAAAAAGCAGAGCTGTGAATAGGACCTTTGACCATCTGACCCTTTGCCAGGTGTTCCTGTTAGAGGCCAGTGCTGACCAGCAGTGCTTAGCAGCCCCTCTGTTGAGCAGGGCTCTCATTTCCATGTCAGACGTGTAGTTACttataaatgcatatgtattgTGATAAAACATAGAAATGCCCTTTAAAAATCACCTTAGTGGACCACATTTTTTTTACCCAGTTTCTAACCAAGCAACctgtgtcttatttatttatttatttaattatttaattatttaaatattagatTTTGATGACTTCAGACTCTGTGAAGCACAGCACTGTTCTAGATCTGTGTTGTGATTCCATGGTGTGTTAGTTAGATCAGAAAATTGATAATTTTCTTGTGTCATATCATAATCACTGTACTGGGATCTTTAGTGAAAAGATGAAAACCTAGTCTTGAATGTGTTTGGATTTCAGGGGCAGAGAGACATAAGAGGGTATAGTGGGGTCACTCATGAGTTGTGGATACGCAGGctggaggggcagagagacaTAAGAGGGTATAGTGGGGTCACTCATGAGTTGTGGATACGCAGGctggaggggcagagagacaTAACAGGGTATAGTGGGGTCACTCATGAGTTGTGGATACGCAGGCTGGGATCTCAGATGTTGGCTTGgaggcttttttgtttgattgttttggattttttgctttgttttgtttttcaagataagagtttctctatgtagtcttggctggcccagaactcactattgtagaccaggctgtcctcgaactcagagaaccacctgcatctgcttcccaagtgctaaaattaaagggatgtaccaccactgccttggTGTACTGGGCATGTGATTGCAAGTGtttgcagaggccagggaggcaAAGTGGGcatataaagttttcttttaaaattgctatTTGAGCTAGGTCTAAGAACAAGGAGAAGTTTTCAAAATGAGATGAGCTGTTTCCTGTCACAGAGCAGTTTCATAGAAAAGAGCCTGCAGTCATATATGTTAAAAGACTATCAACTACAGGAAACCAAAGTGTAGGGATTTATGGATGGTGATTGGTGGGATCTGAAAAGAATCAGATCATCTGGTATGAGCCATTACAGAATCTCTATTTCTTCCATGATCTCCTAAGTTACACTACCCTGAAGAAGACACGAGATAAGCTTCTaagcatttgtattctttttaggtttctgtatttgtatattttattagtattataCTACATCTGTATATTgcatctaatttttattttacaagtgtCTTTATGAACACATGCTGTAGACTTGGGCCCAACTGTTACTGTTGGAAGTACATATGGTGTAATATGACTTCTGCCAAGTCTTATTATGAGTATATTCCACCACACAGAGTAGATTGATTACAAATAGTGCCGACCAGCAGGACATTTGGAGCATATCACTGAAAACTGATCTCTGTCTATGCTTTAGGATTGTGCCATGTGAGACTGAGTAGGTTATAAAGATGGTAGCAAATGGATTTGCTCTTCTGGCATGAGTGTCACAGAAAATAGGGTTACGACTTATACATGGTAGTGCCAGTTACCAAGGGGTAAGgtgtctcactcaggatgaagaGGAGAGTTGACATTCAATTGGAAAGGCAGGCACAGTGGCACTCTTTCTTAATTCCGGCACTTGGAAATGAAGTTGGGAGGGCTAGCAGTTCAAAGTCATTTTTGACTACATTACAagccaggccaacctgggctatatgatgAGACCCTAAGGAGAAGTGGAGTGAGGgacaggaaaaaaggaaggaaatcaggTAGTACAAATTAGGGAAAGTCAAGTTGAAAGAACAAATCATCCATCCAGGTCTTAAAACTGTCTGAGAAAAGAGGCCTGTGCAAAGGATAGAACCAGCCAGCATGTCAAAGGCAAGTGGTGATGATGAAGACTGCTTTAGAGTTTAGAAGAAGCTATAGCATGCAGAAGCTACTCATTGTAACAAATACCTGGGCGGGGGGACAGGGGAAGCCAGGGAGGAACAATTCGGCATCAACTCAGAAATGAAGCAGCTAGATGCAGTGTACACTATACCTGTGTTTTACAGTTAGTGTAACAGTATAGCCTCATAAAATATGAACATGCCAATGTAACAGATTTGAGCAGAAGAAAAGTATATATCTATAACTGTGGCAGTATaaagatgattattttttttttttaaataaagaacagCATTACCTGTATAAATGAACATTAACCTGATGGGAAAGAGTCTCTGAGGAATGTGTTCATGAAATTTCCCCTTGGAAGTAACCGTGCAAAAAAGCAACTTACAGGAGAAAAGATTTATTGTAAATTACAATTCTAAGTTGCAGTCCATCAATGATTGctaggaagtcaagacaggagctTGAACGACTGCCATATCCATActtcaagagcagagagagggaggacaggatacatacatatacttgaacttctcagctagctttcttctaCGTTCTTATAATTCAGAACCCTGCTCAATTTTAAAATAGGTCTTCAAATAgtccaattaaaaaaatctctcacTGGGGTTCAGTGACATGCTTTATAGTTGACTttagatacagtcaagttgacagccaagttACAAagcattattgtttttaatgggCTTAATTCTGGCTCTGTCACTCACCTATAGGCCAAATAATAGCATATAAAAAAGTACACTGACCATTCCCAAGTTCTTATTCCAGGGTACTGTCATATCTGGTCCTGTAGCATGGGGAGGCAGCAGTCTCTACCAGAAGCTATCTAGAGGCAAGTCACACAGCCACTCATTTAAACTGTGGGACAGTGTCCAAAACACCTGAGGATGAATTGCTTTACTAGAAATTGTCTAAGTCCCTTTCAACTTTAATGTTTCTTGATATCTTATTATTCTCTtaatatcttattaaaatagaGTTTTAAAGTGCTCTAGAAGCAGAAGAATCATTGCATAACCAAGTATTTGTTATAGCCAGGGCCACAGCACAATTATATTGTGAGCCTTTGGTAGCTTGCACGTGATCAAAGGTCTACCTTTAATGGGTgatgcatttttaaagaattttagtTTGCTTTGCTTACAAGTGAGGATGTGAGACTGTGGCATCCATGTTGACCTTGGCTCATGTTCTCATTCCAGAAACTTGTCAAAACTGGAGAAAATAACTGGTCCCTGCCTGAGCTAGTGCACGCCGTGGTCCTCTTGGCTCACTATCACGCTTTGGCCAGCTTTGTTTTTGGTAGTGGCATCAATCCAGAGAGAGACCCGGGAATCGCCAATGGGTTCAGACTAATCTCCGTGAGCAGCTTCTGTGTGTGTGACCTGGCCAATGACAACAGCATCGAGAACGCCTCCCTGGCGGGCAACAACTTTGGGGTTCGTTTTCTGAACGGTTTCTCTAGAGAGAGGTCACTTGACAAGATAGGATGTGCTTGCAAAGTTCCTTTAGTACTGTCAGAGTTTCATCAATACCTAAAGTGCCNNNNNNNNNNTACCCCAAACTTTTAACTTGTATCCTGGGATTCCTGGTACCCCACTTGTGGTCTCCTTGCGAACTTTAAAGACATTATAACCAAGAagatgagttttcttttttaaatataaacaccATATTTATAGAGTTCATGTTCCTACTGATGATGAAAAATTCATGCTGaaatttatcattaaaataactatttttctcTCCTGAAATGGCCTTTTAAATATCTTCATTGCCTAAGTAACTTTATGGTCTTACACTCTTAGTATACATCTGGCTGGATTTCTTTGGATTTCCTACATGTTTCTTGGCACCTTAATCTAAGTGATATtgctagaaataataaaaagaggacTGTAAAGCCAGACCCTTGAGCAATAGATCTCAAAGTGGCCCATCCATCTGCGGGCTACTGCGTGactaaggagacagaaagaaagaagtctgaAACTGCTTCAATTTTCAGTAAATTACAACTTGCTATGTACCAAGCACTAGAATTCTGttttaacacacatacatatgtatatacatgcacttTATAATTGTGACTGAAGTGGTCTAACACATCTGAAAATATTTGAGTATGTCATCTAATTGCTATGGAGTTAATAAAAATTCAGGATATTTCTAAAATAGCttcaaaaaatgtaaataaccTATGACCCAGTTTGTCCATTAAACAGGTATAACCAAATAGTTGTATGATACTGGCAATAATAAATTTTAGGATGTTACTACAGTGTAAAAAGAACTCCATGGCTTCCCATCCCAGGTCCTCTGACCCCATGCCTAGCCCCTGAGTCACTCACCTACCTTCTATCTCTATGTTGTCCACTCTAGCCACATTTGAGATATGCCTGCCATTACAGTTATGCCATTTGATCAAAGTCTCTGCTGCAGCCTAAATAACTGTCCTCTGTCCATGCTCAGTGGCTTTGCAGAGGGAGGGCTCCTGGGAGCATTCGTAGTGTCAGGCACCGACACTGTCTTCTGTCCCTCCAGATCGTGGATTCGCTAGGTGAGCTAGAAGCCTTAATGGAAAGGATGAAAAGGCTTCAGGAAGACAGGGAAGATGAAGAGACCTCTCGGGAAGAAATGACCACGCGttttgagaaggaaaagaaagaaagtctcttTGTCGTCCCTGGAGAGACTTTCCATTCGTTTCCTCACTCAGGTGTGTTTGTCCTTTCTCTTGGTTAGTTGTTCAGAGACACGAGGCACCCGCCTTTAGCATTTTCCATACAGACAACATAAAGAGGGGTGTGCTCCTGCTTCACCAACAGTGGGGTCCATTCTCAGAAACCTACAGTTGTGCGAACGCTATGCAGTGCTCCCACAGAGACTGGGTGCTATGGCTTCTGAACACGAACAGTGTGTGGCATGCTAGTATACAGTTACACGCTTGCATAGATAGTAAATTCACTAACCTATATCTCTGACTTTGTGTTGCATTGTGGTATGTGCTGTGCATCTGGCAGTGTATACTATCTGCCCATTGGCTGTTGATTGAAAAGTGAAATGCCTGAGACTGCTCTATGTTGGCTGGAGTGTCATAGGCAGTAGGATTTCCTAGATCCAGGATCACTGAGAGGAGCATTCCCCATACATGCACCCAGCCTTTGACTCAAGTGTTGTTACACAGCACACAGCTATCTCTAGGCCTCTGAGACTCATCTGTAGACTCGTCCATGCTCTGTCTGAATACATATTTAAAGTGGTTAATTGCTGAGGTCAGCAAAATGATACTTGCCACTAAACCAGGCAGTTTTGAGTTTGGTCCTGAGATCCACATTGTAAAAGGCAAGAACTTCCTCCCACAAATTTTCTGCTACCCTCCATATATACTTCATGGCATGCACGTagctatacatatacacacaaaaaattacataaataaatgtaaaaatgcattttcatataCTCTTAAGGAATTTTGGAATAATAAGGTGACATTCCAATTCTTTCTTCTAAAGGCACTAAGCAGTACGTAGTAAATCTTATTAAGCAGCATGTAAACACATGTAAACCCCTCAAAGATGCCATCTAAGTCACATTGCTCTTAAAACTACACCAGTCAGTCTTATATTCTGATAGTTGTATTCCTGTGTGCTATGTGCTAATGTGTCAAGGAGCACAGAGCAGTGACTCAGGAAGCTACAGGAAGAGCAGCCTGCCCTTTGTCATTCTCCTGATCATTTGAAgtaaaatttttagatttattttatgtgtattagtgttctGTCTAGGTGtttatatgtataatgtgtgtgtggtactggaggaagtcagaagaggacactggaacCCCAAGAACTGGAGTTTGAGGTGGTTGTGATATGTCATATGGGTGCTAagactgaaccctggtcctctgaaataGCAACAAGTACTCCTAACTACTTAGCTATCTCTCCACCTCTATATTCTGATTTAGATAAATACAGACAGATCATCTATCAGTCGTTCCATTGTTTAAGTATTTTTGCCATTAACCATCCACAGTCCCAAATTTGCTAACTGTGGAAagataatatagaaaaataatcctGTACAGTGCCTAATTGTCTTTTTATGTAGatttatcaattttaaaatgaaagtaga
This window contains:
- the Sesn3 gene encoding sestrin-3 isoform X2 — its product is MSLHTQYLESFLRSQFYMLRMDGPLPLPDRHYIAIMAAARHQCSYLINMHVDEFLKTGGIAEWLNGLEYVPQRLRNLNEINKLLAHRPWLITKEHIQKLVKTGENNWSLPELVHAVVLLAHYHALASFVFGSGINPERDPGIANGFRLISVSSFCVCDLANDNSIENASLAGNNFGIVDSLGELEALMERMKRLQEDREDEETSREEMTTRFEKEKKESLFVVPGETFHSFPHSDFEDDMIVAADVSRYIEDPGFGYEDFARRGEEHLPTFRAQDYTWENHGFSLVNRLYSDIGHLLDEKFRMVYNLTYNTMATHEDVDTTTLRRALFNYVHCMFGIRYDDYDYGEVNQLLERSLKVYIKTVTCYPERTTKRMYDSYWRQFTHSEKVHVNLLLMEARMQAELLYALRAITRHLT